The Oleispira antarctica RB-8 genome contains the following window.
CGCTAAAATGGAACAGCAAATACGCTGGTCTTGGCACGATGTGCGAATGGTAGGGAATGACCTAAAATTAATATTGAAAAGAAAGTTTTAAAGAGAAACAGCTGATGTTCACAGGAATTATTGAAGCGGTTGGTAAAGTCGTTGCAAGCCAAAGTAAGCAAGGTGACATCCGTTTACGTATTAATACCGGCAAGCTGGATTTAAGCGATGTAAAACTCGGCGATAGCATCGCGACTAACGGTGTATGTTTGACCGTCGTTGAGTTACCAGGTGATGGTTTTTGGGCCGATGTTTCAAAAGAATCCATTACGCATACCAACATTATGGATTGGAAAAACGGCAAGTCCGTAAACCTAGAACAGGCGCTAACCTTAGCGACACGCTTGGGGGGCCACATGGTCACTGGCCATGTCGATGGTGTCGGAACCATCATGAGCCGC
Protein-coding sequences here:
- the ribE gene encoding Riboflavin synthase alpha chain; the protein is MFTGIIEAVGKVVASQSKQGDIRLRINTGKLDLSDVKLGDSIATNGVCLTVVELPGDGFWADVSKESITHTNIMDWKNGKSVNLEQALTLATRLGGHMVTGHVDGVGTIMSRNEDARSVRFKIKASAELSKYIAAKGSITVDGVSLTVNDIEDATTGATIFDLNIVPHTVQETIIKDYQVGHSVHLEVDVIARYLERMMQQNNDQPTPGISQAFLAQNGFWK